The following is a genomic window from Prunus persica cultivar Lovell chromosome G7, Prunus_persica_NCBIv2, whole genome shotgun sequence.
CCCGGTCATTCTCAGTTACTAAGtgtgaaattttctttaatgtttctttcttctcttctcaggATAAAGTAGGCCACAATCTTAAGGTGTTTCGCAGATTAGTGACTTCACTCGAGGAAATGACGATTCAAAGGTTGGGTTCGTGAGGATGCCCTAATTGGCTATAATAGTTTGACTCGATAAATTTCACATAATGTATTGAGTTATGTGTTCTGATGTTGTAGTGTTGTATTATATTAGGATTGATTGTCATTAAGGGTATGCCATCATgatgcaatctgtaaaatgaTAACTTTGTTACAATTGTGCAAAGTAATACAACTTTTTTTGTCAGTCAAACAGAGCATTACTCTGTTTTCAAGCTGGAGTTTGTGCAAAACATCAACTGTTGCTGAAGTTTTGATgtaaaattcaatatcaaaacATCCATCAAGGAAAAAAACCCAGTGATTTGTTACATCAATTTAAGATTAGAAAAGTTGATTTTCTTGAAGTTAGAGGGCGAGAGTAATATGTTAGCATTCTTCTAGTCTCTTTTTGTACACGATAATACATTGGTTCGATAAGTGAATCAATTAGTTAAATGACTCAAATTCTTATACAACATGGTAAATCATCATGAGATCAAATTTGGAGGCAGGGGTCTGGTTGAATTACTCCGGAGGCAACGCCGTGGGCATTGGTGCAGTTAGAAGTCACGTTCTGCCCTGCTAGAGCGGATCTAAGGTATATTGACTTCAAATATATACTGGTGCAAGCAACTGAGCGACTGCAATTCAGATTCATAGCTACACGGGAACTAGATGTCCCATACAATTGATTGAAGGAGACATCAGTTATGTGAACCCCAGTTTCCTACAACCAAAAAGTAGCGCAAATGAACAAGATTTAAAACTAAGTTAGAAATCAGGAAAAAGAAGGGTGTGACTGGTTTACCATTTCCTTGCAGGCACCACTTTTGTTGCAGTAGTTTTGATCGATAATTATGGGGTTCTTGACGGACCCAAAAAAGATGTGCTCAAATGTGACCCGCCGGACATAGCCTCTGCCGACCTTTATGAACATGTAAATTTAGGAAGAAAATGTCACAAGACAGAAAAACTTAAAATGTGAGCATTTATACCACTTTGATTTAGTACCTGCCATGTCTTGATCCGAGCTCCGTTGGTAGTTCCTTGGAGGTATACCTTACTTACATGAATGTTCTCTACCTGAACAAAATTCCCACTCCTCCCTAAGCTTCCAATGCTGTTGTATTCAAACACAGTCGAAAGGAAGGGCATCTAATTTAGTGATTAATAAGGTTGTTTAATCTTGTAAAGACAATGtaattaacaacatattacCTAATTCCATGACCCGGACCGCATTTAACATAGGAGATGACTATGTTGGATGTATGGTCTCCAATGGACACACAATCATCACCTGTGGATCAAAATAAGTCATTGCTGAtggacaaaataaaaatatatatataggaaaaGTTGGAATGTTAAGAAAAAAGACTGAGAAATTGTTAATTACCGGTGCCTATAATGGCGTTGGTGATAACCACATTGTGAGAGGCTGAGATGTGAATGCCATCAGTGTTGGGGCTCCTCTCTGGAGCTTCAATCAGTACATTTTCTATGTTGATCCCATCACAGTCTCTGATTAGGACATGGGTTTGAGAGCTGTTTAGGAAATGAATCTCACTGATGCTGCTGTTTTTACACGACACCAACTTCACTGCCTGCGCTTCACCATCATATAAATAAGGCTTAATTGTTCTAGTGCCCCTGAAACTAAGGTCAAATGTTGCTTCAATCTCAAGATGATACGATAATTATTTAGGCCATGAGAATATTGTTATTACTTACAGTTGGGGCCAATGTACTGCATCCCACCTGAAAGGTTGGCATTTGGCAACAACAAACTATATCAGAAAGAGAGACGGCAGAGCCGATTAATTTAcacaataatattaatattaataggtgaattttatttatttttaatgtaaaATTTGGAAATGTACGAACCAGGCGAGGGTGGTCTCTGCATGACTGATCCCACCAGGCCTTGCCCCTTCCATTGATTCTACCAGGGCCAGCAATGTTGAGACCGCTTACACCATTGAAAGCTAGCCATTGACTTGGGTCAAGCTCCTTCCATGCTCCAGGGGAGTCTGGTGCCAAAAGTCTCCCAAATATCTGTTTATGGAAAATCACCAACCATTTGGGCAATACCAATGAAATATCAATCATTTGTCAGAAAAGAAACccaatatatttatttgataaattatTGCACCaacccagaaaacaaaaatctacATATACATAACAAAAACTATATCAGAAAGATCTTTGACCCACCAAAAAATTGATGCTTTTAGCCCTGCATGGACCGCTGAAAACGATTGGATTGAGCAGAAATCTCTTCGGTGGAACGATTAAGGTAGGATTTTCAGTTTCTGAGGTGCATGCTGCATTCCATGCCTTCAAGAATGCCTGTAATCTCAATGATATGACATTAATTAGTGGATAAAAACTCATATCATCACtgagaaagaaaatcaacTGTAAGTTGAAAGGAAAACAGAGTTTGCCTACTTCGGAATCATCTATGTGGCCTCCACTGACAGCTCCATAGTCTCTGACATCAAAAGTCGTTTGATTTGCATGTTCAGTTGAACAAGCAATACTGACAGAAACTAATGACCCAACAAAAAGCAGCAAAAAATAATGACCACCCTGCATCGATTCAAACGAAAGCAGAAAggttttcaaaatatatattaacaaTGGGAGGGAGACAAGacaatataaaaagaaatgggtttttgtttttacatatGAAAACCAATTTATAATATATGCTTAAAAATCTTCATTTCTTAGCAATTACTTTCCAAAAAAAAGTCCTAATCTATAGCAATAACTTTTATTAACACATAGATTTGACCATGTAAAACAAATCTAAGTCATGAAACTCATTAAGCCTGAGATCTGAAAGACCCAAAATCACACAAAAGTCAAGAAAATGACAAcagattaattaaaattaaaacatatatacCGAGTCATAAATAAATGCTGTAGAGGCTAACACTTGGCTTCTTACCATGGCATTCGTGGAATTAAGATACCTCCAAAAGGAAGCCGCAAACTTTATGGTATCTGCAAGAACATggagaaaccaaaaaaacaaaaacaaaaacccaaatggCAAGTTATGAGTTTAA
Proteins encoded in this region:
- the LOC18770991 gene encoding probable polygalacturonase At1g80170, producing the protein MQGGHYFLLLFVGSLVSVSIACSTEHANQTTFDVRDYGAVSGGHIDDSEAFLKAWNAACTSETENPTLIVPPKRFLLNPIVFSGPCRAKSINFLIFGRLLAPDSPGAWKELDPSQWLAFNGVSGLNIAGPGRINGRGKAWWDQSCRDHPRLVGCSTLAPTAVKLVSCKNSSISEIHFLNSSQTHVLIRDCDGINIENVLIEAPERSPNTDGIHISASHNVVITNAIIGTGDDCVSIGDHTSNIVISYVKCGPGHGISIGSLGRSGNFVQVENIHVSKVYLQGTTNGARIKTWQVGRGYVRRVTFEHIFFGSVKNPIIIDQNYCNKSGACKEMETGVHITDVSFNQLYGTSSSRVAMNLNCSRSVACTSIYLKSIYLRSALAGQNVTSNCTNAHGVASGVIQPDPCLQI